A single genomic interval of Fusobacterium varium harbors:
- a CDS encoding iron ABC transporter permease, with translation MNRNKIRFLICFTGILTVIIFCLGMTVGRFYIPITTFIKIFFSKIFNIETTWTKNMENVIWTVRFPRLLGAILIGGGLSLAGTTYQGIFKNPLVSPDLLGVSAGACVGASIGIILETSYILIQLFAFVGGILAVILTTIIPKLFKNHSNLILVLSGIIIGGFFSSIQGLLKYIADPETQLATITYWTMGSLAKINMKDICFVAPAIIIAGLLLIFLRWRINILSLGEKEAKSLGINVEQLRGVAIICSTILTASSICLAGTIGWIGLVIPHLGRLLVGSDNRYLIPISTFLGASFLIVVDTLARNINGSEIPISLLTGFIGTPLYTWLLIKQHTKI, from the coding sequence ATGAATAGAAATAAAATTAGATTTTTAATATGTTTTACAGGAATTTTAACAGTTATAATATTTTGCTTAGGCATGACAGTAGGGAGATTCTATATTCCAATTACTACATTTATAAAAATATTTTTTTCAAAAATTTTTAATATAGAAACAACTTGGACAAAGAATATGGAAAATGTTATTTGGACAGTTAGATTCCCTAGACTTTTAGGAGCAATTTTAATAGGAGGCGGACTATCATTAGCTGGAACAACTTATCAAGGAATATTTAAAAATCCTTTAGTTTCTCCAGATTTATTAGGAGTTTCAGCTGGAGCTTGTGTTGGAGCCTCAATTGGTATTATTTTAGAGACATCATATATTTTAATACAACTTTTTGCATTTGTAGGAGGAATATTAGCAGTAATTTTAACGACTATTATTCCAAAATTATTTAAAAATCATTCAAATTTAATTTTAGTTCTTTCTGGAATTATCATTGGAGGATTTTTTTCTTCAATACAAGGGCTTCTTAAATATATCGCTGATCCTGAGACTCAACTAGCTACTATTACTTATTGGACAATGGGAAGCCTTGCAAAAATTAATATGAAAGATATTTGTTTTGTAGCACCAGCTATAATTATAGCTGGATTACTTCTTATTTTTCTTAGGTGGAGAATAAATATTCTATCTTTAGGAGAAAAAGAAGCTAAATCTTTAGGAATAAATGTTGAGCAATTAAGAGGAGTAGCTATAATTTGTTCTACAATTTTAACAGCTTCATCTATATGTTTAGCAGGAACTATAGGGTGGATAGGGCTAGTAATTCCTCATTTAGGAAGATTGCTAGTAGGATCTGACAATAGATATCTTATACCTATTAGTACTTTTTTAGGAGCAAGTTTCCTTATAGTAGTAGATACATTAGCTAGAAATATAAATGGTTCCGAAATACCTATTAGCCTTTTAACAGGTTTTATTGGAACTCCTTTGTACACATGGCTTCTAATTAAGCAACATACAAAAATATAG